In Bryobacteraceae bacterium, the following proteins share a genomic window:
- a CDS encoding FeoA family protein, with translation MQLSVKCGKRLADLRRGEQAVIAGMDLPDDVARRLMELGFLPGGKVRVGRSAPGGDPRVFEVDGSEVALRRETACLIRVEG, from the coding sequence ATGCAACTCAGTGTCAAGTGCGGCAAGCGGCTCGCGGACCTCCGGCGCGGCGAGCAGGCTGTGATCGCCGGGATGGACCTTCCCGACGACGTGGCGCGTCGCCTGATGGAACTGGGTTTCCTCCCCGGCGGCAAAGTGCGCGTCGGGCGGAGTGCGCCGGGCGGGGATCCGCGCGTGTTCGAAGTAGACGGATCCGAAGTGGCGCTGCGGCGGGAAACCGCCTGCCTGATTCGCGTCGAAGGCTGA
- a CDS encoding Gfo/Idh/MocA family oxidoreductase, with amino-acid sequence MNISRRSLAFGATAASYSRIFGANDRIQMGYIGLGNRGDQVHEGFLEHGDQQTVAVCDLREDYMDLAVKKSRGTPKRYADYKRLLEDKDVQAVAIATPDHWHAPMFIDACRAGKDVYVEKPLSLTVRQGREMVNVARATKRVTQVGIHRRSAKFLAEAAEFVRSGGIGKVTMARSYHIANEWPMGIGNPPDGAPPDPAMWEKWLGPAPRKPYNPNRTFYNFRWFYDYSGGQLTNFGVHYMDMIRWCLSAEEATPRAVVAMGGKLAVEDNREIPDTLEVLWMFDGVMVSFMQVNANAAPSNAQNSEMELRGTKGTMYLHGNRWEVVPEMARTEPRPVRTPLHRDEERAIERNARKTMMEPKSAKGSADTAFHARNFLDCVKSRAKCNCDILTGHLSTSATILGNIALRTKSYLEWDAARERFTNNEAANRLL; translated from the coding sequence ATGAACATCTCACGACGCTCACTCGCTTTCGGCGCCACTGCCGCTTCCTACTCGCGCATCTTCGGCGCCAACGACCGCATCCAGATGGGCTATATCGGCCTTGGCAACCGCGGCGACCAGGTCCACGAAGGCTTCCTCGAGCACGGGGATCAGCAGACGGTGGCGGTGTGCGATTTGCGCGAGGACTACATGGACCTCGCGGTGAAGAAGTCGCGCGGGACGCCGAAGCGCTACGCCGACTACAAGCGGCTGCTCGAAGACAAGGATGTGCAGGCGGTGGCGATCGCCACGCCGGACCACTGGCACGCGCCGATGTTCATCGACGCCTGCCGCGCGGGCAAAGACGTGTACGTGGAGAAGCCGCTTTCGCTCACCGTGCGGCAGGGGCGCGAGATGGTGAACGTGGCGCGCGCGACCAAACGTGTGACGCAGGTGGGAATCCATCGCCGGTCCGCGAAGTTCCTCGCCGAGGCGGCCGAGTTCGTCCGTTCCGGCGGAATCGGAAAGGTGACGATGGCGCGCAGCTACCATATCGCCAACGAGTGGCCGATGGGAATCGGCAACCCGCCGGACGGCGCGCCGCCCGATCCGGCGATGTGGGAGAAGTGGCTGGGTCCGGCGCCGCGCAAGCCGTACAACCCGAATCGCACGTTTTATAACTTCCGGTGGTTTTACGACTACTCGGGCGGGCAACTCACCAACTTCGGCGTTCACTACATGGATATGATCCGGTGGTGCCTGAGCGCGGAGGAGGCGACGCCACGGGCGGTGGTGGCGATGGGCGGTAAGCTGGCTGTGGAAGACAACCGGGAGATTCCGGACACGCTCGAGGTGCTGTGGATGTTCGACGGCGTCATGGTGAGCTTCATGCAGGTGAACGCGAACGCCGCGCCTTCGAACGCGCAGAACTCGGAGATGGAACTGCGCGGAACCAAGGGGACGATGTACCTGCACGGCAATCGCTGGGAGGTGGTCCCGGAGATGGCGCGCACGGAACCGCGCCCTGTGCGGACGCCGCTCCATCGCGACGAGGAGCGCGCCATCGAGCGCAACGCCCGCAAGACGATGATGGAGCCGAAGTCGGCCAAGGGCAGCGCGGACACGGCGTTCCATGCGCGGAACTTTCTCGACTGCGTGAAGTCCCGCGCCAAGTGCAATTGCGACATCCTTACGGGGCACTTGTCGACGTCGGCGACGATTCTCGGAAACATCGCGCTGCGGACGAAGAGCTACCTCGAGTGGGACGCGGCGCGGGAGCGCTTCACGAACAACGAAGCGGCCAATCGCCTGCTTTAA
- a CDS encoding ferrous iron transporter B — protein sequence MNHGGGPSSIVAPPAPGAVRKRLVALVGPPNSGKSTLFNLLTGLRQKVANYPGVTVEQRRGKLQLDSGREAEVVDLPGIYSLEPRSEDERVTRDVLAGEMAGSQRPDAILLVLDVTNLARHMALAAPVLSLNIPTLVVLNMADDLERRGGSVDTAEVAARIGTPVALVSAARRQGLAPVLEFLRGELAVPAPRVELPVLNNAISNVPACRAWAAQVSGSYQAPAPPKWTRRLDGVFLHPLWGPLAFLAIIVVVFQSIFTWAPPVMDLVEAGVARSGEWIGAALPAGMFRDLIVEGIWGGVGSVLVFLPQILILFLFIGILEDSGYLSRAALIADRTMAKIGLQGKSFIPLLSAHACAVPAIMATRTIENQRDRIATILIAPFMTCSARLPVYTLIIAAFIPDRPLLGPVLGTRAAALFGLYVLGFAAAVATARALKSSILKSDRTPFVLELPPYRKPSLRSLGLRLLDRSKVFLRRAGTVILAVAIGLWVLAHVPLDNGQAPEIRESLAGTVGRAVEPLIAPLGFDWKIGIGLITSLAAREVIVGTLGVIYGIENADETSVGLREALRHDLTPGGAAALLIFFAFAMQCLSTVAVVKRETGGWKWPAIQFAYMTVLAWVCALAANIAVTRWLS from the coding sequence ATGAACCACGGCGGCGGACCTTCGTCGATCGTGGCGCCGCCGGCGCCGGGCGCGGTCCGGAAGCGGCTGGTGGCGCTGGTGGGTCCGCCCAATTCCGGCAAGTCGACACTGTTCAACCTTCTCACCGGACTCCGGCAGAAGGTCGCCAACTATCCCGGCGTCACCGTCGAGCAGCGCCGCGGCAAGCTGCAACTCGATAGCGGCCGCGAAGCCGAAGTGGTCGACCTGCCCGGCATCTACAGCCTCGAGCCGCGGTCGGAAGACGAGCGCGTCACCCGCGACGTGCTTGCCGGCGAGATGGCCGGTTCGCAGCGGCCGGACGCGATTCTCCTCGTCCTCGACGTCACCAACCTGGCCCGCCACATGGCGCTGGCGGCGCCCGTGCTCAGCCTCAACATCCCGACTCTCGTCGTCCTGAACATGGCCGACGATCTCGAGCGGCGCGGCGGCAGCGTCGACACCGCCGAGGTGGCCGCTCGCATCGGCACGCCGGTGGCGCTGGTGAGCGCCGCGCGCCGCCAGGGACTCGCGCCGGTGCTCGAATTCCTGCGCGGCGAGTTGGCCGTGCCCGCCCCGCGCGTGGAGCTTCCGGTGCTCAACAACGCGATCAGCAACGTGCCGGCCTGCCGCGCATGGGCCGCCCAGGTTTCCGGATCGTACCAGGCGCCGGCGCCGCCCAAGTGGACCCGCCGCCTCGACGGCGTCTTCCTGCATCCGCTGTGGGGACCGCTGGCCTTTCTCGCCATCATCGTCGTGGTGTTTCAGTCGATCTTCACCTGGGCGCCGCCGGTTATGGATCTCGTCGAAGCCGGCGTGGCGCGTTCGGGCGAGTGGATCGGCGCCGCGCTTCCGGCCGGCATGTTCCGCGATCTGATCGTGGAGGGCATCTGGGGCGGCGTGGGCTCCGTGCTGGTCTTTCTGCCGCAGATTCTCATCCTGTTCCTGTTCATCGGAATCCTCGAGGACTCCGGCTACCTGTCGCGGGCCGCGCTCATCGCCGACCGCACCATGGCCAAGATCGGGCTCCAGGGGAAGTCCTTCATCCCGCTGCTTTCGGCCCATGCCTGCGCCGTTCCGGCGATCATGGCGACGCGGACCATCGAAAACCAGCGCGATCGCATCGCGACCATTCTGATCGCCCCGTTCATGACCTGCTCGGCGCGGCTCCCCGTCTACACCCTCATCATCGCGGCCTTCATCCCGGACCGGCCGCTGCTCGGGCCCGTGCTCGGCACGCGGGCCGCCGCTCTGTTCGGGCTCTACGTCCTCGGATTCGCCGCGGCCGTGGCCACCGCCCGGGCGCTCAAGTCGTCGATCCTCAAAAGCGACCGGACGCCGTTCGTGCTCGAATTGCCGCCCTACCGGAAACCGTCGCTGCGTTCGCTCGGGTTGCGGCTGCTCGACCGCTCGAAGGTGTTTCTGCGTCGCGCCGGGACGGTGATTCTTGCCGTCGCCATCGGATTGTGGGTGCTGGCTCACGTGCCGCTCGACAACGGGCAGGCCCCGGAGATCCGCGAGAGCCTGGCCGGGACGGTGGGCCGCGCGGTGGAGCCGCTGATCGCGCCGCTCGGGTTCGACTGGAAGATCGGCATCGGGCTCATCACCAGCCTGGCCGCGCGCGAGGTGATCGTCGGAACCCTCGGCGTGATCTACGGCATCGAGAACGCCGACGAGACTTCGGTGGGGCTGCGCGAGGCCCTCCGGCATGACCTGACCCCCGGGGGCGCCGCCGCCCTGCTGATCTTCTTCGCCTTCGCCATGCAGTGTCTCTCGACGGTGGCGGTGGTGAAGCGCGAAACCGGCGGCTGGAAGTGGCCTGCCATCCAGTTCGCATACATGACGGTCTTGGCGTGGGTCTGCGCGCTGGCGGCGAATATCGCCGTAACCCGCTGGCTCTCCTAG